From a single Pseudophryne corroboree isolate aPseCor3 chromosome 6, aPseCor3.hap2, whole genome shotgun sequence genomic region:
- the LOC134935804 gene encoding E3 ubiquitin/ISG15 ligase TRIM25-like, whose product MASADVRQELDCSICLSIYTDPVTLRCGHNFCRVCIDRVLDTQEGSGAYTCPECRATFRRRPALIRSITLCNIVGRFLSTWPDQEETGIFCTYCIHSPVPAAKSCLLCEASLCDKHLRVHSKSAEHVLCHPTTALGNRKCSIHKELFRYYCTEDAACICVYCSTGEHRGHLVESLDDASEKKKEKLRNVLQKLTTKRTETEKRVQSLQERRREDQGKAAGVTETVTALFRDIRRQLEDLEKRVLSEISRQEQRVLLSVSDLIQQLEIKKDEMSRKMRHIEELCNMSDPVTVLQEPDTGDLCDTEDTERHDIQVRGAGDLDVGLISGTLHTLSDIITGINTGIYVQEYTDLLLDIATAGDNILISGDRKTASRSDINQNHPVTPERFEGNQVISIRRFSSGRHYWEVDVSKSVWWGVGMCYPSIDRRGDPSYIGYNNKSWCVYRCNDQYSVIHDSTVIRLPDNIPCDRVRVYLDHGAGQLSFYSICDPIRHLHTYTAVLTEPLHAALWLDDRSITISGGVRSWEKLP is encoded by the coding sequence ATGGCGTCTGCTGATgtgagacaggagctggactgttccatctgcctgagcatttatacagatcctgtaaccctgagatgtggccacaacttctgccgggtctgcattgatcgtgtgctggatacacaggaggggTCTGGAGCTTATACTTGTCCAGAATGCAGAGCAACGTTCAGAAGACGTCCTGCACTGATACGGAGCATAACGCTGTGTAACATAGTGGGGAGATTCCTGTCTACTTGgccagatcaggaggagactgggatcttctgcacttactgtattcactctcctgtacctgctgctaaatcctgtctgctgtgtgaggcttctctgtgtgataaacacctgagagtacacagcaagtcagCAGAACACGTCTTATGTCATCCCACcactgccctggggaacaggaagTGCTCCATCCATAAGGAACTCTTCAGATATTACTGCACTGAGGATGCTGCCTGTATCTGTGTGTACTGTTCAACTGGAGAACATCGGGGACATCTTGTTGAGTCACTGGATGATGCTTCTGAGAAAAAAAAGGAGAAGCTGAGGAATGTTCTTCAGAAACTGACCACaaagagaacggagactgagaaaaGAGTCCAGAGTCTGCAGGAGCGCAGGAGAGAAGATCAGGGAAAAGCCGCAGGTGTAACAGAGACAGTCACTGCCTtgtttagagacatcaggagacagctggaagacctggagaagagagtcctgagtgagatctccaggcaggaacagcgcgttttactctcagtctctgatctgatccagcagctggaaataaagaaggacgAGATGTCCAggaagatgcgtcacattgaggagctgtgtaacatgtctgatccagtgactgtcttacaggaaccagacacaggtgacttgtgtgatactgaggacacagagagacatgatatccaggtccgtggtgcaggagatctggatgtgggtctcatctcagggacattacacacattatctgacataataacaggtataaatacagggatctatgtgcaggaatATACAGACCTATTACTGGATATAGCCACAGCTGGTGATAATATACTGATATCAGGTGACAGGAAAACTGCATCCAGGTCAGATATAAACCAGAATCACCCGGTAACACCAGAGAGATTTGAGGGTAATCAGGTAATAAGCATCAGGAGATTCTCCTCAGGCcgacattactgggaggtggatgtcagTAAGTCAGTGTGGTGGGGAGTGGGGATGTGTTATCCCAGTATAGACAGGAGAGGAGATCCATCATACATTGGATATAATAACAAGTCCTGGTGTGTGTATAGGTGTAATGATCAGTACTCAGTGATACATGACAGTACAGTGATCCGGTTACCTGACAATATCCCCTGTGACAGAGTGAGGGTATATCTGGATCATGGGGCAGGACAGCTGTCCTTTTATTCTATATGTgaccccatcagacacttacacacctacactgccgtcctcactgagcccctccatgctgCATTATGGTTAGATGACAGGAGTATAACTATATCTGGGGGAGTCAGGAGCTGGGAGAAATTACCATAA